The Saimiri boliviensis isolate mSaiBol1 chromosome 12, mSaiBol1.pri, whole genome shotgun sequence nucleotide sequence CCCTGTGGTGAAATTTCAGGACGTCTGAGTGAGTGGGGCCTAGTGTCTGTCCCCCAAGTCAGCCTAGCCCCCAGGGCCTCTAGGGAGGAGGATACCTCCTTGTGCAAATGCTGCAGTTCCTTAGTCAGTGTCAGCTGTTTGTGTGAGCCAGCTTAAGGCTCCCTTTCTGTTCTGAGGCCAGAAGCAGGGCAACCAGACACCTTGGAAGGCTCCCCTGAACCCTGCAGGAGCCCAGGCCTCAGAGGTGAttcaccaccccccacccccctgtGGCTGGAGTGGCTACTGCCacgtctgggaggcagagactggctctagatggatgaatgaatgatgagtAGGCGAGCCCCGGTTGGCAGGGGGCGCACTGTCACTGGATCAGGGCCACGGCCGGGCAGCCATCTCCACCGGTCTCCTCTATGGGGGCTGCAAGATAAGAGGTGGGGTCGTCAAGGGCAGGGGAAAGGTCGAGTGATGACGCGGCTGGGGAGGCCGGGGCCCACTTACTGGTGAACTTCTCTCTCCTGCGGCATCGTCTCCAGACCAGGAAGCCAGAAAGCAGCCCCAGCACGAAGGTCAGACTCAGAGCGCCCCCCAGGATGGGCCAAAGCAGCCGGAAGGGGGTCGGAGGTGTCGCAGCGCCTGGGGGCGCACTTGGAGTCAGACCTCGCCCCTCTCCAGACCAGCCCCCTAGGACTGAGCCTTCAGCCTTCTCCCAGCCGTGGCGCCCCCTCCCTGACCTGagacccctccccactcccaccttcCCCTGATTGATTTCCCAGATGCGAAGCCCTCGGCCCCCATCTCCGCACCAGCCACCCTTTCTCCCAGTCTGGGATCCGATCGCCACTGGCCCCGCGCCCCACTCACAGCCCAGGCAGAAGTCGCTGTGCGGTCGCGCCCGGCACGACGCGCAGTCCATGCACTTGTCCAGGTCCGCGCTCCAGGAACTGCCGCGGGAGCAGGGGGCGGTGTCTGGGGAGGGGGCCGAGGGTCAGAGGCTGGGGGCGGGACTCGGCTATTCTGGGGCCTGAGGTCAGGGTCGGCCGGCTCGAATAACGTGAGTCACTGGCGCCCTCCCCGCACATTCCTCACAGGTGACCGCACGGCCCGACCGGGACACGGCAGCTCCGGGAGGGAGGGCGTAGCGCGGGacgctgggtgtgggggtgtcaGGTCCCCATAACCCCCCTGCCGCCGGCGGGTGACTCACTCCTGGGCACCGGGCCCGACCCCGGTCCCTCCCCCCGCATAGCTGGGCACTGAAGTCACCGGATAGAAGGGGGCACCCCACATGGTATAGAGGGCACAGACCCTAGTGCCTCTCGACAGCCCCCCCAACTCATCGGTCACTGGGGCTAGTTAGAACCCGTACAGACCGGGGTGGGGGCGTGCCGCTTCCTAGACTAAACATCCCGCCCTCAAAACTTACTTTCTGTCTCCACTTCTAGTTCGAACTTTCGGAACCGAAGAtccctctcccccaaccccaactGAAcagtgggagaaactgaggcccggatTCTCAATGAAGCTTGGAAAGTGATGGAAGCTCCCACAGCGGGAAGCGCGCTGTCTGAAGCCCACCTGACCCCAGATCCCCACATCCGCCTGTTCCCCCAGTTCCTCGCTGTCCTCCGGGCACCCAATCTGGGCTCCAGAGCCCCGGCCCAGGGTTCCCCGCTCCCCGCACCCTGCGTACCTGGCGCCCACTCTCCGGCCACGGCGCGCAGCAACGCCAGCCGGAGCCCCAGCACGAGGAACAGCAGCAACGGGCGCAGCGAGCCCCGAGCCATGGTGCACGTCCCGCGCCCGCGGCTGTCTGCGCCCGCCGCGGGCCGGCAAGACCCATGGCCgctgccccgcccccgcccccgccttcCGGGGCGGAGCTCTCGCCTCCGCCAGCCTTGAGGTCCGCTCCGGGACGCAGGGCCCGCtcggttcattcattcattcaacaaagtcCTGGCGCGGGAGCTGCCAGGACCTGGCAGGGACATAGACCCCTCCTTTGCCCCGCCGGTGGTCTAGTCCGGGGCGCGTCGGGTAGGGAAATCAGAAATCAGACCCGAGTGCTTCCTTCCGCAGCACATAACAGAAATCAGACAagaacggccgggcgcggtggctcacgcctgtaatcccagcactttgggaggctgaggcgggccgatcacaaggtcaggagttccagaccagcctgaccaacataatgaaaccccatgtctactaaaaacacaaaaattagccaggcatggtggcgcgcgcctgtaatcccaactactcgggaggctgtggtggaagaatcgcttgaacccgggaggcggaggttgtagtgagccgaaatcgctccactgcactccatccagcctgagcgacacagcaaaactccgtccccccacaaaaaaaaaaaaaaaaaaaaaaagaatcagacacGAACAATTAATTCCTGCAGAGATCACTGCAGcttccttcccaccccccaccccacacctcctGAGATTGCATCTCACTCTTGctcaacctggagtgcagtggcgcaatctcggctctctgggctcaggtgagtctcccacctcagcctccccagtagctgggaccacaggcacgcgccatcacgcccggctaatttttttttttttttttttttgagacagtttctgctctcgttgcccaggctggagagcaatggcacgacctcggctcaccgcagacTTTGCCTCCCGGTTctagcgattttcctgcctcagcctccggagcagctgggattacaggcactcactaccaggctaattttgtatttgtagtagagacgggatttctccatgttgttctgtctggtttctaactcctgacgtcaggtgacccgcccgcctcggcctcccaaagggctaggaccgcgcctggccattttttcattttttgtagagaccggggtttcactatattgcccaggttggactggGCACTGCAGCTTTCTTAAGGGCCTGAGGGTTTTAACAGTAACAACATAAAAATAGggctggcacggtggctgacgcctctaatcacagcactttgggaggcggaggcaggtggatcatgaggtcaggagttcaagaccaacccggccaagatgagtgaaaccctgtctctactaaaattccaaaatttaGCCGTGcctggtgttgggtgcctgtaatcctagctactcgggaggctgaggcgggagaattgctggaaccccgGAGACTGAGGTTGTGGGGAGcggagactgtgccattgcactccagactgggcaacggagcaggactccgtctcaaaacaaacaaacaaaaaacataaaaataatgtgctctagccaggtgcggtggctcaagccggtaatcccagcgcAGTGCGAGGCCAAGAAGGTCAGATCGATTGAGTCcccgagttcgagaccagcctgggcaatgtaaccTGTCTGTACAAAACATAAATTAGGTAGGCGCGGTGGGGCgggccgcctgtaatcccacctactcagtaGGTTGAGGCCGGAGGATCGCGtcagcccgggaggttgaggctgcagtgagctgtgatcgcaccactgcactccagcctggagtcaCCGTGTCACTTCACTGACacagtgaaaatatttattttctctaaaataatccTAATAGTGTGCCCTTTAATTTGTACCTTAGGAAGTAGTTACATAATAAAATGCAGACTTGTTACCTCCACTTTGCGAGGTAGGAAACGAAGGATCGGGAAGGTTAGGTGAGTTCCCCACGTCGCCGCGCGGTATAAGCGCTGCAGTGGAGACTCAAGCTCTGTTCTCTCCTAAGCCCGGCCGGCGCCCGTCACCCTCGGTGAGTCTGGACGTCCACCTGCCTGGCGCAGCGACCCCAGCCTCCGGCGCCCTCCTCTGACGAGGCTGGGATTCGCACGCCCGCTCGCGTCTGGGACAGGGTCTCTGCCCCTCCTCCGGGGCGGTGGTCCAGTGACGTCACCGCGTCTTTAAGACCCCCCGCCTCCGCCCCTTTCCCGACACTCGGCTTAGGAATTTCTCTTACCCCTTTCGCAGGTGAGTCCGGGGCAAGTGTGCGCGTTGGAGACACGCCTCTTGGGGTCGGGTGCAGGGTGGTGGCGGCGTGGGTAGGGGTGCCTTCGAACTCCGGCTGCAGCCACCTGGATGGGCGAATCCCTGAGGGGGTCGGGGCGGTCTGCTCCCAAGCCTCGGCGGCGGTCGGGTCCTTCGGCGGCTCCCAAGGGTTAAAcgcccctcccccttccccaggGACAAAAGACACCGAAACCCCGGGCGCCCTCCCCCACCTGCCTTGCCTCTCGGGGCGGGGCGCCCCTCGCCCCCTTCCCGCTCACCTGCGAGAGCGGACCTTGCGGCCACTGCAGCTATCGAACCCCTCCTGGGCGCACAGCTCCCTGGCTGGGTTGGGCGGGTGGGCGGGGGAGCCCTCAGACGGAGTAGGGCCTGCAGTGCCTGGAAAAGAAAGGGGCAGGGACGCACTCAGAGGGCAGAGGACTGGAGCGCCTAGACCAGCGTGGCCCTGGCCCTAACTCTGCCAGAGGCCTAGTGCCTGGACCGGGCAGCCTCCCCGGGTCAGTCTTCCCAAAGTGGCCAGCTCCGCCCAGGCCTGGGGCCCCCGGCTAATGAGTAGAGAGCCTGCCCTCCGGCCACTGCAGGCAGGGATAAGTTTAGCTCCGTGCCGTAGAACGTAAGAACTCTGGGCAGTGGGAGGCCACAGCCAAGCCCTAGGCAGAGGTGATCCCCTCGACGGCCTCCAACACTGCTGGGATGTGATAGGACTCAGGTGCAGGCCAGGTGTCGGTGGGAGAACTGGTCTGGAGGGGAATCTAGCACCGCATTTAGGAATTTGGAAAAGGCCCTCAGCCTTCAGGCTACACTCTCCTAGGTGAGATCAGAGGGTGGGACGAGAGAGTCAGCGAGTGGCTTTGGGGAAGGAACTGCTTCTTTTGGGTGGGGAGTTAATGATCTTTTTCTTCAACTCTCCTGCTGCTCCCAGGTTTGGCTGGGCCTCCAGATGTGAGGAGCTTGACTAATCTCCAGGCTCAGGTGGCTCCTGTAGGGTGTGGGAAGGCGGGGTCTGAGATACAAGATCCCAAGATCCAGCTGGTGTCTGCCAGCCTGGAGGGTGGGATCAAGTTATGAGAGACATTGGGTGGTGGGAGGAAGCTTGGAATCGCCAATCTTAGTGTCAAAACTAACAAGTTTCAgttgagcacggtggctcacacctgtaatcccagcactttgggaggtgaaggcggtctaatcacctgaggtcagaagttcgagcccagcctggtcaacatggtgaaaccccgactctactaaaaatacaaaaattagccaggcatggtggtgcgcgtccataatctcaggtacttgggaggctgaggctggagggaggcagaggttgcagtgtggtGAGgtaagattgcactactgcactccagcctgggtcacagagcaagactccgtctcaaacaaaaagaaacagacaaatactGCACCTTAAACTCGGGGCTAGAACCGAACCATTCCACACGGAAACTGCCTGGAAATAGCAACGTCTTCTCATCCTGCTTTTGCCGCCTTGCAGCCTGATCCCTGGCTCTGGCCCTGGACTGGCATTGCATAGGTTTCACCCTGTCATCTTTCATTTACACTCAGAGTGGCCAGGGCAGGGCTGCCTGCACATTCGCTGTCTTGCGCTGGTGCCTGTCACataactagaaagaaaaataagtactaAAGCATTAAGTGCTCATTTTGCCCATGAGAAGTGAGGCTCTGGGAGCGTGTCTCCACTGAGGTGCGGGATATGATGACCACTTTCCAGGGCGCATGCCCCTGGTGTCCTGTCCGCATGTGGCCTGAGGTCTGGGCCCTCCAGGCCTCACCTTGCTGTGCTTCTGTCCCCACTACAGTGCAGCTCGTTCACCCTCACCATGGCCTCTGCCGGAATGCAGATCCTGGGAGTCATCCTGACGATGCTGGGCTGGGTGAATGGCCTGGTGTCCTGCGCCCTGCCTATGTGGAAGGTGACCGCCTTCATCGGCAACAGCATCGTGGTGGCCCAGGTGGTGTGGGAGGGGCTGTGGATGTCCTGCGTGGTGCAGAgcacaggccagatgcagtgcaAAGTGTACGACTCGCTGCTGGCGCTGCCGCAGGACCTGCAGGCCGCTCGAGCCCTCTGTGTCATCGCCCTCCTGCTGGCCCTGCTTGGCTTGCTGGTCTACCTTGCTGGGGCCAAGTGTACCACCTGTGTGGAGGACAAGGATTCCAAGGCCCGCCTAGTGCTCATCTCTGGGATTGTCTTTGTCATCTCAGGGATCTTGACGCTAATCCCCGTGTGCTGGACGGCGCACGCCATCATCCGGGACTTCTACAACCCCCTGGTGGCTGAGGCCCAAAAGCGGGAGCTGGGGGCCTCCCTCTACCTGGGCTGGGCAGCCTCAGCCCTTTTGTTTCTGGGTGGGGGGCTGCTGTGCTGCACGTGCCCCTCGGGGAGATCCCGGGGCCCCAGCCATTACATGGCCCGCTACTCGCCATCAGCCCCTGCCGTCTCTCGGGGGCCCTCTGAGTACCCTACCAAGAATTACGTCTGACGTGGAAGGGAATGGGGGCTCCACCAGTGCTAGAGCCATCCAGAGGTGGTGGTGCCCAACAGCTTTGGGATCTTTTGTTTCTGCCTCCTCCTACTGCTGTCCTTTTGACTGAGGGTATTTAAAATCCGTTGAAGACAACCAAGAAGGTGACTCAGACTCCCACCTGGGATCTGCTGTTTCTCACCTTGGGATGACGGAGCCAAAGAGGGGATGCTTTGAGATTCTGGATCTTTCTCCACCATAGAGATGCCCATCTTAGAAGCCAGTCGAGCTGTGGAACTAATGTGGAGGCTGCTTGCTGTGCTGGCCTTTGGGACAAGACAGACTGTCCTCAAGagttcctgctgctgctgggagCTGGGCTTCCCTAGACTTGCCAGGACAGCCACCCCTCCATCCTACTCAGGCCTCTGGAGCCCCTCTCTTCACCTCTGGGAAAGCAAGTGATCTGTTAACAAAGGACTGCCCTCCTCCAGAACTTTGGACCTTCTCTGTCCTGATAGGATGTCCACACCTCCAAAGGTCCCAGCTGTGTAGACCCCCCCACTGCCACCTCCAGTACTGTACCCTTCTGCCCTGCCCATCCTGCCCTGCTTATACTCATGTTTTTACCAAATAAAGCATGTTTTATTGGTGTGTTTGGTGTTGCATGGGATTACTGAGTGCCCAGCCTGGCTAGGGGGAGAGGTGGACAAAAGTGAGTTACGctcccctctgccctctgcccgtGGTTTGAGTGAGCAAACCCAGGCAGAACCTGGAGCCAGACCTTGGCCTGACAGCCACCAAGGGAGGCCACCTGGCTGTCCCTGCCCAGCCCCGGTGGCGGTGAACAGATCAGAGGGAGCCCAGTTACAAATGTTCTCTTTATTCCCAATCTTGGGTGGCGATGTCAAGGAGGGGGAGGTGTTGGGCAGACTCTCCATGCCAACTCCAGGGTTGGGAGGGCACAGTCAGCTGCTTGGTTTTGGAGCCAAGGAGCTGCTGCCCTTTTGGTGAAGCCAGGGTTCCTGGGGCAAGGGCGGGCTCAGAAGAGAAGGAAGACCAGCCAGTGTCCTGGGCAATGGAAGGAAACAATTACTGGGGAGGCGGGGGCAGGCCAGGGTGCCCAACACGTCTGGGCTGCCCAGCTCGGGGGAGAACATCAAAGGGAACCCCACTGAGAAGAGCTCAGCCAGGCCAGCAGACCCAGCCCTGCAGCCAGGCGTAGCTTGGGCTTTTGGAAAGTGTGTTTTCCTGGGGTAGGGGCTTGTAGTGGAGCAGGGCCTATGGTCAAGGTGGAAGGTGCAGGGCAATGGGGAGCAGCAGGCTCTGAGGGGGAACCCTCCGCCTCACACGTAGTCCCTCTTGTCCAGTCCGGACGCGCCTGAGCGGGAGGGGATGGAGTAGCCCAGCCTAGGTCCCTGGGGCCGCTCGACCTGGGGCGGGGGGCATGTGCAGCAGAGGAGCCCCCCGCCCAGCATAAGCAGTGCGGCCGCCGCCCAGCCCACGTAGAGGGAGGCCCCCAGCTCCCGCTTGAGGGCCTCAGCCACCAGGGGGTTGTAGAAGTCCTGGATGATGGCATGCGCCGTCCAGCACACGGGGATGAGCACCAGGATGCCAGCGAGGAGGAGGATGACCCCCGCGGTGAGCACGATGCGGGCCTTGGCGCCTTCGTCCTCCACGCAGGTGGTACATTGGGCACCTGTGATGGCCACCAGGAGGCCAAGCAGGGCCAGCAGGAGGGCCACGACACAGAGGGCTCGAGCGGCCTGCAGGTCCTGCGGCAGCGCCAGCAGCG carries:
- the TNFRSF12A gene encoding tumor necrosis factor receptor superfamily member 12A; this translates as MARGSLRPLLLFLVLGLRLALLRAVAGEWAPDTAPCSRGSSWSADLDKCMDCASCRARPHSDFCLGCAATPPTPFRLLWPILGGALSLTFVLGLLSGFLVWRRCRRREKFTTPIEETGGDGCPAVALIQ
- the CLDN6 gene encoding claudin-6, producing the protein MASAGMQILGVILTMLGWVNGLVSCALPMWKVTAFIGNSIVVAQVVWEGLWMSCVVQSTGQMQCKVYDSLLALPQDLQAARALCVIALLLALLGLLVYLAGAKCTTCVEDKDSKARLVLISGIVFVISGILTLIPVCWTAHAIIRDFYNPLVAEAQKRELGASLYLGWAASALLFLGGGLLCCTCPSGRSRGPSHYMARYSPSAPAVSRGPSEYPTKNYV
- the CLDN9 gene encoding claudin-9, with amino-acid sequence MASAGLELLGMTLAVLGWLGTLVTCALPLWKVTAFIGNSIVVAQVVWEGLWMSCVVQSTGQMQCKVYDSLLALPQDLQAARALCVVALLLALLGLLVAITGAQCTTCVEDEGAKARIVLTAGVILLLAGILVLIPVCWTAHAIIQDFYNPLVAEALKRELGASLYVGWAAAALLMLGGGLLCCTCPPPQVERPQGPRLGYSIPSRSGASGLDKRDYV